The following coding sequences are from one Bradyrhizobium sp. 200 window:
- a CDS encoding VOC family protein, whose protein sequence is MYDHIGLRISDLDASVRFYTAALAPLGFVLCSRDDAGAGFGPKDAPALWLHLHKGSAGSAAHVAFRAKDHAAIQKFHAEGLKAGGRDNGGAGPRADYSPTYYAAFLIDPDGNNVEAVCT, encoded by the coding sequence ATGTACGACCACATCGGATTACGCATCAGTGACCTCGACGCCAGCGTGCGCTTCTATACGGCAGCGCTCGCGCCGCTCGGCTTCGTGCTGTGCTCGCGCGACGATGCCGGCGCGGGCTTTGGTCCGAAGGATGCGCCGGCACTCTGGCTGCATCTGCACAAGGGGTCGGCCGGATCGGCCGCGCACGTCGCGTTCCGTGCCAAGGATCACGCCGCGATCCAGAAATTCCATGCCGAAGGCCTGAAGGCCGGCGGCCGCGACAATGGCGGCGCCGGGCCGCGTGCGGATTACAGCCCGACTTACTACGCGGCGTTCCTGATCGACCCCGACGGCAACAATGTCGAGGCGGTTTGCACGTGA
- a CDS encoding SRPBCC family protein: protein MASIHKDFIIDAHPDQVWDALRDFSAVHQRLAPGFVTECRMDGPDRIVTFSNGTAARELFVDCDEARRRLVYAVVSERIKQHSASAQVFAEGDGRTRFVWIVDVLPNEIAPYISGQMDLSIQAMQKALGRSAA from the coding sequence ATGGCTTCCATCCACAAGGACTTCATCATCGACGCGCATCCGGATCAGGTCTGGGACGCACTGCGCGATTTCAGTGCCGTACACCAGCGGCTCGCGCCGGGCTTCGTCACCGAATGCCGCATGGACGGCCCCGACCGGATTGTGACGTTCTCCAACGGCACGGCAGCCCGCGAATTGTTCGTTGATTGCGACGAGGCGCGGCGTCGGCTCGTCTATGCCGTCGTCAGCGAACGCATCAAGCAGCACAGCGCTTCCGCGCAGGTGTTTGCGGAAGGCGACGGGCGCACTCGCTTCGTCTGGATCGTCGACGTGCTGCCAAACGAGATCGCGCCCTACATCAGCGGGCAAATGGACCTGTCCATTCAGGCCATGCAGAAGGCATTGGGACGCAGCGCCGCATGA